The Phaenicophaeus curvirostris isolate KB17595 chromosome 6, BPBGC_Pcur_1.0, whole genome shotgun sequence genome segment ACTTCTTCAATAAAGAGCTTTGCTTTTAAACTACTTTGCCTTTGTGAATTTTGGCAGTAGCTCACATTTGGAGAGCTTTTAAGAACCGTTTCTGCAGTCAGatttccctgccctgccccaggGGACAGTGAGAAGTCACTTCCCACAGCTGTCCCTCAGCTTCCTACTCTGTGACATGTGGCTCAGCACTACCTCGAAGGGCATCAGCTGTGAACTGATGTGTAAACAGCTGTGAAATCCATGACGTTGATGGGGTGCGGAGCGTTACATGACATGCTGTGAGGGTAGCGTTGCCACAGCTCACCATTTGGGTACAGCAGGAGGTGGGACAGGCGCAGGAGCGTGGTTTGAAACACTtcactcccagggtgaaaaGTCATCAAGCAATTGGAAGAGGAGGCAGTTCAGTTGTCTGGTGAGAGGGCTCATTTCTTCTACACAGTATGGTCAAGGTTGAAGACCAGAAAGTGCAGACACATATGAGTACTAGCTAAGCCCTCATCATCTTGttcaaatccagaaaaaaaggcaaaactcaAACAGAGATGCTTTCCAGTTCCTTTTCGTGTAGGCTGCCTCCTGAGTCACCTCATACTGGAGATGTTCTGAGGTAGCAAAATCCTATTTTTGCTCTGAGAAAagtctctcttcttctcttgtTCCAATCAGAGTCAGAGTGGGTTGTCAACAAGCTTAAAAGAGAATATGAATGATTTGCAGCATGGTGCAACAGAAAAGAACATCACTACAGTTCTGTGGCTACATGGCTAAAATAATGGGCATTATGATTTCTGGTGAAAGGAGGGTGAAGTTGCTAGTTATACAAGAGTAACCTGttccttctttcctgttttctgtggttttttccTGTGGTCACAAAAAACGCATGATGCTTCCCGAGCCAAGAAGCTGCTGCTAGCAAGCTGCTTTGCCTCATTTCTACTTAAAGCTGTCATGGAACAAAGAACATTAGTTTATTTTAGACTGTGTAGCAATACGCAGCACAGCCAGAGAATACAGCTGCTTAATTCCTAACTAAACCCATACCACCTTTGCTCTGAGAAAGAGGTCAAGTATAGCTCTTTATGTGCCAAAGTTGCCCTATTTGCcttagttttggttttaataccATAACTGGAAAAAACATGGGCTAATTTTACCTCCTCCCTTTCAATAATTTGCACCTTTCCCCTGCCCTACCCCTTCCAACAATTAGATACCAAAATAAGTTTTAGAAAAAGCCGGGTCTGAAGATCTGGATGCCATTAAGAGCCATGCAGAGACTAACTCTGGCTTGGCTGCAAGAATTAGTCAATGAAATTCTTCAGCTCTTCCCTCAGTAAAATTGAGAATAATTACTTGCCTTGTAGAGATACTGTGAATACTAAGAAAGCCTTGAAATAGTTCATATAAGATTTTAACACATCTAAAGAATTATGCAGAAATCTCAAGTAGGATTTATAAAAAGGTTATTTGAAAACACAATGGGATAAAATATATCATCATTGAAactaattaataaaataaaatgttgaaaaattTCTCAGATGTGAAGCATAGAACATAAATCTGCTGTTGCCTGGCACAGTATATTCAGCTCAGAGAAGCAACCGCTCTTTATTCTCGATGGTGGAGCAAAGTCAGTGCAGATATACCAGGAAATTTTTGTTACGTATGATACTCTTTAACAGTGTCTTCCATCATTATCAGTCTTTATTAGTAATGATCTTATGACACTTTGGGCCTTTAGCTGGGTTCTGTCCTGAGGTGGCTGGTACCACAGATACATAAGATAATGAAATTCCCTGACCCAAAGAGCTTACAGTCAGAGGTCCTGAATGTCCAGTAGTTTACATGATATGGGGAGGAGACCATAAATGTCAACAGCTCTGTTTATAGACATCAAATTAGTTCATACAAACATATCATCACAGGAGATAAATATATAATGAGAAATGTCACCTGGATTCCCCTGGTAGATGCATGAAGCACAAGGACACAGTGACATCTTTATGGCTGTTGTAACCTCAGCTGCTGGAGTGCACCAGTTACTTAGATGTGCTCCGTGTGCGTAGTGAGAGATGCAAATTTCAGGGAGGGGgccaggaagagaggaaaacaggCATTTTGCCAATTATCTTTCTACTTTCTGCCATTTACAGAAATGAGAAGCATTTTGATTTGGGATTGTGGCCAAAAGTCACTGTACTCAGGCAGGTGCTGGCTTCTCCACCGGCACCGGGCTGAGCACAGGAGTATATCTGTGGGCACCTTCTAGCTGCACTCCTTTCTAAGACAACCATCTCCTGATGTGAAAAGTAAGGTGAGGGAAGGGAGCTGATTGACTGAAAAACACCCAAAGGAGGCAAAGCGATAGCTACAGGGGGTGCAAGGGCATCTCTGCATGGCAGAGTGTGATGCAGCATGGATACTGCAAGCTGcatgctgctggcagcagacACCTCTGATGACAACATGACTGTCACCATCTACTACATTATGCAAGACCAGTAGCAGCAAGAGTGTACTCATGctgcttcccacctctgctggCCTTTGTGCCATTCTAGTTGAGGCTTGCTGTAGTGATCACTGTCTTCGTAGGATGCTTTTAAAAGTTATGGAATTGTAGAGTCCTCCTGCAGAAAGCACAGGAGAATTAAAAATGGCAGAGCTCCAAGACAGAAGGAGCAGAAGTAAATTCAGGGCTGACCTCTGAAGATATTAAGCAGCTTTAAAACTACACTAGTCTAAGCAAATGAACCCACCCTTTTTACTGCTGAGGCAACCAATGTGGGAAACAGTCTGTTACAGGTAAAACCAAATAAGATGTTGCCTAGTAACTCTCAGCAGGGAAGCATTTAAACCCAACCAGTTTAGGGAAGCTGATGTTCTGACtcagagattattttctttggaaaaaatatctgaaagcagGGAAGCTCAATTTAACAAAcatacaatttattttcctattacAGTAAACCACGGTGACAATGCTTGGAAGAATGCAGAAGTATTTAGACTTGCACAAGGAAGAACAGACAAGGCATGTTTTCAATAAACGCATGACTTTAATGAACATTGGTTttgatgctgattttttttctccaaatacaATAAACTTCacattaaattctgttttcagattCTGAAATACACAAGTGATAGCAGAAGTCTGGAGATATTACACACATTATTATGTTATTATGACGATGTTATTTCTGTAAAAGGAGGTTCCTGGAACAAACCCTACTTCAGCTCTGCTATTGGGCACAGAATCAGCCATCGattgaaaagaataaatagtCTGTGTCTCCACTGGTTCAGTTGCCTGGAACAGTTTTAATTAGGCCCTCCCTTAGGACTTTGCTTTTATGGGTTCACGGAAAAGTCACCTGGCTTGGATAAAGGTCTCTCACATAAGGAGaaaccccctccctccccaattTTATTGGagatttatattatttttgcaTCTCTTTAGAGGGATATGATGATTTTACAAAAGTAAAAGCTCTGGCATGATCAGCCATGTACACCTGCATTCCTGCATGCCACAACTACTGTTCAGCATAGGCAAAGTCAGGTTCAGGAGAGCATTTCAGTTCAGCAGGCTTAATACAGTGAATGATGACAGTTATGAATGTGAACTAttgcatagattttttttaattaaaaaaatacacagatcaACACTTACATCACACTAACCTTCAAAAGGCAGACTGCCAAAGAGTTACcacaaaaatatgtattttatcaACATTGATAACAGCCGGAAAGCAAAGCTTCTATGGCATAAGTACTAAATTTGAGttctatattaaaaatatgagaGTTTTTCCCAAGCAATGAGTCTGTTCTGTAAGCCACAGAGATCCACTTCTCACTGACTGGAGGCTGGTTTGAAGTTTAATGCAGCACTGTTGATACAGAACCTCTGCCCAGAGGGTGCAGGACCATCATCGAAGACATGGCCTAGATGGGCATCACACTGCAACAGAAATGATGTACCATTATCACCACTGCAAGCATCAACAAGTACTGGAGGTGgcagagtcaccatccctggaggtgtttaaaagatgggtagacgaggtgctcaggggcacggtttagaggcagataggaatggtcggactcgatgatccaagaggccttttccaacctggtgattctacgatgcTGTGAACCAACAGGATGCTGGTACCTACTGTGCTGTCCTGAATGAAGAAACCTGTATGGTGAATTCACTGTTGGGTTGTGTGGGTGGGGGAGTCTGGGGAAGAGACTAGAAGTATATCCTGGAGTAATCACCTCTGGCCAGTGAGCGAATATCCCCCCCATAAAAGCAGATCCCAGAAGAGTCATTCAAAACGTACTAATGTCAGAAAGTATAGGAGATAAATGGAAAGATACAGAACCCACAATTCATAATGAAGATTTCAAGTTAACTGAGACAGTCGCTGTAGGTCCTTCTTACAGGTCAACTGACAACTCCCGTCCTCGCCCCAGAAAttacagatggggaaaaactaGACTCAGTATAGCTATCCATGGTTTATTATCAAATTGGAAGGTTGTTTTCAGCTGGTCTTCTTCAAAGGTAATTGCTGTATATTACCACAAACATGAACTCTACCATGATAATGGACTGCAGCAAACATTTGTTACATTTGCAGATAATACCTAATCCTGCTAGATGGGGCTGTAAGCATACTGGAGGACAGTATTAGAATATAAAACAATCCTAAAAATTTGGGAAAACAGACACAAAGAATCCCAAGATGTAATCCATTAAACTCAATTGCATACTCTTATATCTCAGCAAAAGTAATAAACAGCATGGATTGAAACGGTTAGAGGTGGCAGTTCTTTAGAAAATTGTTTGGGTATTACAGCAGGTCCCAATACAAGAATGGGTCATGACTTGGGGAAAGGTAAAGGTATAAAGACCAGAACACTATCTATAATGCATCTAAACAgcctctgacctctgatgcAGGTTAGGCccagctgcagtgctgtgcCCAGCTTTACACTGTAAAAGGCCCACTGAATAGATTTTCTGTCTAAGCTCCGGCCCTTGGCTGTATTTACACAACTGCTCTCCCCAGTCACATCCTTTTCTTCAGCCCAAACTAATAGCGTATATTTGATACTTCAAACTCCACTCATGTGTTTCATACCAAGAAGAGAGACAGAATGGTTCCAATGATACCGTAATCCTCACTTCTGTATTTAAGTAGATTCATTCACAGGGACAACCCCCTACCTTCCATGTTAAGAACTGGGTCTTTAGGTATCACCTCCAAAATGAACATACCTGCTTGCAGACGACTTCAGTTCTAGTTGATCCCAACGTGTTATCTGGTTGTCTCATGATATTGGTGTTACTTTCATCTCTGTCACAAGTACCATAAGCCTCAGAAAATGATGGCCATCCAGTCCCTGAATTGTACTTCTTCTCTGAGCTATAGTGGAAACCAGATCTTCTTGTTAATTAATAACAGAGATGTTATGAAAAGATCTCATTTTAATAAGAACACTGGCTTTTCTCCTCAGTCTTGTCTTGTACTACTATTAATAACATCTGGCACAGTAGAAGTTTTCTCACTGGCATCAAAATGTGCTGGAACCTAAAAGGAATTTTCGATGAGCCCACAACAGGAGCTATTGCCTCACCATTTCTACTGCACTGACAATTTGACAATTTATAAAGCTTGAAAAAAGGCTTTTCCAACACCTGAGCACAGTATTTAGCTGAATTACACCTGCAAAGGTCAAGTCTGAAGCCAGGCCCAAGCCAGCACAACCTCAGACAAGAAAGTTTACAACAGGAAATTAAGTGTGGAAAACAAGTATGGAAAATAGCTGAGTTggcccaccagaccaggctcaCATCCGATAAGGGCTTTGGCTTGCAGTCGCTATTAAAACAGTTTGTTAAATCAGACAGAGCCTTGCTCAAACCATCAACCAACCAAGGACAAATCTTCACAGCACAAAGATCTACTTTTCCCAAGGGATAATTGCAGTCGTCAGAAACAGTACTACAGATTGTCAACCACTAGGTGCCTCCTGTTGACATCCAGGATTATCAACCCCATTTAGCTGCATATTAAAACCTAGAGCATACTGGAAACAcgataagaaaatatttttggaatTGAACATATGGAAATGAGATAATCCTTCCTATCGAGTCGAGCAAGTTTTAACAGCAACAAGCACTTTCTTCTACTAAAGAGTGACCTAGTGTGAGTTAGAGCAAGAAATTAAGCCAGAGCTGCAAATCAGTAGGAGAAGCATCCTGGAGATCCGCCTCAACCGTTTTCTCCCAGTTTCCCTGTTGATCGCGGTTTCACAAACCCAATGCTCTTACTGGCACCTAGTGGTGTATGGAGACACCGACACTAGCGGCGGCTCTCGGTGATCCAGGGGACTACTCCATTCGTCAATACagaatttaaagcaaaatatctAGTACATATAATGTACATTGTTGTGGGATATTAATACAGtgaataaaaaatatgaaaacctTAATAGCAGTGCCTTTTAGAAAGACAAGACAAACAAGCAGGacaaaaagcttaaaaaatcCAAGCCAAACAACAGCATGTGTTTTAGGATGCATTTTATAATTAACTGTATAAAGCTGCCTTTGAGCAATGCAACTGTGGAAATAAAAGAGGTCTTGCACACAGAATGATCAAGGGCTATTTTTTGTGGAGACTGTTGCTTAGCCCATTACATCGATTCATGAAGAGCCATGAGAAATGTTCTTCTACCTCCTCGCCTCCATAAAACCAAGGAGAAATAGGAGACAGTACAGAGGCAGGTTGCACCGAGGCAAATGTGGTTTACAGCTCTGCATCTGCATGAGAAGGTATTTAGGGCTCCAAGCACTGTGCTTACCAGCCACAACTTCCCAAAGACGCTGTGGGCAGCAGAAGTGTCCGTACACCACTTCTGAGTTTCCCTGATACAcctgtgctgtttctttttttattttcaaaatacttcaGTCAGAACTCTAAATTTTCTGACACAGGGATCCTTCTGCTTATTAATACCTTGATTCAAGGATCCTCTACGAAACTCTGTGGAGTTAAGGAAGGTCTTCAATGCTATGTGGGGTTTGCAACTGACTCTGACCAACCCTGTCCCTTACATGTTGCTCACAATACTTAAATTTACTGTACATGTTTTCCACTGCTGAAGGATCAATCTTTTGAGCTGTTAAACTAGCTCTCTACAGAAATAGTCTCTGTGTGGTTTTACTAACAGTAATATCACTTAAATTCCCTAATAGAAACATTTTAGTACCCAAAAATACTGCTGTCCAAGATCATATTTGTCCTTTGAAGTATTTCACCACTTAATTTATGGATAAATGGACTTTCCCTAAGCATATGCATTAGATTAGCCTTCGACACACCATTCCTCCAGCACATGTCATTTACTTTGATCCCTATTTTAGTCATCCCGGATGGAATCCAGATAATTCTAAAAAGTGCTTTTTGCTGTATGAATCTCAGCTGTAGCTTTATGGTTCACTGAAGGTTTGAGATTTCATTAAAGCACAATTTGCTCTCTGTAAAGATTAGAGGTATGTTCCATGTACTTCTAACTCTTTCAAATGAATATTTGGTAGCAGAAGGTTATAAATTCTGGTATAAatttatacacatatatgtacTTTGAGTGAAAGGAGGAAATGCTTTATGTTTACTTGTAGCTAATAATCTAATGCATTTGAAAAAGGAAGGACATTTTAAATACACTAGGGAGTAAGCATGATGAATGAATCTCTTATCAAATACCActcccaccccccaccccccattgTTACTGTCCTCCACAACATAATGCactcatgggaaaaaaatattttcagaccATTTTGCacatttaataattttcaattttcttaaaaGGCTTTTCCTGTaagtttgggttcttttttattttcctttatcagtcacattattttatgctttaaaCAAAAGTGCCTTTATTCTCTGAGAGCTGGATACTGCAAAAAGCAGCATGACTGTTTGCTTATATTGTTGTTTTGTTATTAGTTTAGCAGCAGAAGCAATTCCCTTCAGTGCTCATTTCTCTTATGTTGGACTGTCAATATCTATTGTCTAATATAAAGGATGCCTAAATTGAAGGAACATTTGAAGGAACTCGTCCACAGCTTAGTAATTTAAAACGTCTCTAAtttatcagtatttttatttgtcttcaCAATATTCTGCAGTGCTGCACTagcatctgaaataattttattttaaagcatttattaGCAGACCTTTACAGAAAACATACATCTAATCATATGTTTATTTGCAGAACAATAGACTGGGCCAAAGCAAAACTAACTGTTCACAATTATCAGCCTCAAATTTCACATTTAATTGCCTaacttatgtttatttttaacacagcCACCATATTTATTTCCCCTCTTACTATCCAGACCTCTTGTTTCTCAGTTTCCCATTTGAAGTTCTGGTCTATGATGCATCCTTtaaaaaattcataaaaatgGGCAGATCAGCTGTATTCCACTGAACTTACAGGTGGGAATTATAAAGGCTATTTTCTAGATCAAAAATATGAGGAACTGTCTTTCCCAGTTCAGTTACAGAGACCAGAACACCCTCTGCACATCCTACTCTGAGGCACTCTATTTCCTTTTACTTAGGCTTTAATGAATTTGCAAAATATATAGTATTGTAAAGAGCACAGAGGTTGATAGCAAAGGCATTCACAAccagattttaaaaagtaaacatgaacaaaaaggcaaaaatagtggaatttaatttagaaaacaagaaggaggtgaggtgaagaggagGTCTTGGCTCCAGTATGAGGGACTCGGCAATAAGAACATAACAGCAGCCAGGAGAAGGCAGACCAAAGGTCTCTCCTGCCCAGCAGAGTGAGGGACAGAAGTTGACTACGGAGAAGTACAAGAACAGAGGAAATGCAGAATGATACTCACACATAAACATGTGTTCTGTGGCAACTTGTGGCTTAGGGACCTCATAAGAGATAATTATTATCCACCAGAAAGGACAGTGTGCGTGGCAGGAGAAAAAGGCAGATCCTACTCTAGCATCTACTGTCTGCTGGTCATTTGAGATCCTTATATGCTTAAGAAAAGCGCATATCGTATACCTGTACCACCACAGGTATCCCAGAAATCTTATACACAGATCTGTGGCACCAAACAATTGTTCTTCTAACCCAACTAAGCTTTCCATCTCTCTTATAAAAAGACACCACCCATTCTGCACAGTTATGGTATTTTAAGGATGCTGTGAAATTTGCAGGATGTTACCTGAACAGCGGGGCATTGCAGCACACGCAGGAGTATATTCCTGATTCCGTGTTATTTAGATAGATCCCACtaaaaggcttttaaaacaggaataaaaaaaagaaaagaggttaATAATGAAGGTCTTTAAATCTCACCATCTGGAACAAGCATGTAGGAATCAGAttcaaaacaggagaaaaaccATAAAAAGAAGGCTTCACAGGGGGGCTTTGAAGAACAaacattagtaggcgaaagaaATGAAGGGGAGGATGCCTTTGGATTAATAGTGAAGACTACCCCCTGCCCTCAGAAACTTCGAGACAAATCAGATGCATAAATCATCCAGGTACCAGGGCCAGAGTCATGACCCCCGAGGAACTTGTGAAATGTGCACGGTCCCAAAGACCAAGGCTCTGTTATGGAGGGTCACAACTTCAAAGCGGCTTGACAAAGGGactttcctcctctctgcatGGTCTGGAATTGGGATCCTTATTTTACAGACAAGGATTTGGTACGTGCTCCACACATGCAGAAGCCCTGGCTCTACACTAGGGACACCACAATGCTACATGGTGGCTTCCGTCACAGATGGAAGCAAAGTGCAAGGACAAGGCAGGTGGGTGATCGGGCACACAGGGGATAAGTTGGCTCCTGAACTGAGTGCTGCGTATAAGATTTCCATGGCAAACATACATACTGCCCACAAAAAGACACTAGGGGACAAAAATAtgatcttctccatctccactagAGAGGCCTCCACTACTTTCACACAGATGGCTCAGCTGGCAGTAAAGTAtcccagaaataaaaacaaaatatgaaaagaatgcagaatgtttttttcatctgcaaGCCAGTCTGGGTCAGAACAAAATCCACCTAGTTCAGTACATCGAGACTAATTTTCACTCACAAAAAGGCAGGGGAAAACCTGCAAAGCAACTGAGTGATGACAGCTCCCCAAAGCAGGCTTTTCCCTGCCCAGCTTAACCTTGGGCAGCTTTACTGTTTTTTGCTTACCAGTTCAGttcctttttctcttgtaaCATAGAATTGCTCTGGCGTCAGGCGTTTTTTCCAGTCTGTAGCAACAGTTGCTTCAGCTTGTTTAGTCAGAGTGTCTGGGCCTTCAATTAGATATAGAAAGGTAATTTGTACTATTTTTAACACCATTTTAAGTTAGACTCTCTTGATGCTTTCCATTATCATCTAAACTCTCCCACAGTTTctataggcacaggcagcacagcaggGCAGTTCAGGGACATAAAAGCAGAGGTGAGTGCAGGACTTTGCATCTGCTTTCTATTCTGAGGCAGCAGCTTCAGCACAAGCTTTAGGAAGGTTATAAAACAGGTACCTATGGCCCAAGGTACCATCCACTCTCCCAGCACAGCCTTCTGTTATTGCTTGGAATAACTGTTGGTCTGCTGGTCCTCCTTCCTCATCCCTGGGTATCACTGAAAGGGTCAACAGTTTACCTCTTGGAAACCCAAAATAATGCTCACTCAAGACCTATAAAAGATTAgcaacttcatagaatcatagaatgatttgagttggaaggaacgtTTGAAGATCACATCTACTCAAACTTTgatgcagtgagcagggacatcttcagctcAATAgtttgctcagagccctgtccagcctgagcTTAAGtgttcccagggatggggcttccaccacctctctgggcaacctgtccacAGGCCTCAGTGAAAAGCAGTGCTAAGAAGGAGCACTGGAAGAAAGCAACACCTACAACCCAAGAGAAATAGGGCGATAGTTAAGTGACGGACAcacaacagcagagcaaaagTCACCCATTACAGTGCTAACTTCCAGCAATACCTCCTATGAGACTTGTACACACCATGTAGAACACTTATGGTAGTGTGAGATTGGCAAAGAATTAATAGATTGGCTGAAAAACGATGAGTAAAATGGTTTCATTATTTCCTGATCAAATGtatggggaagaggaggctgaaggggagacctcattgccctctacaatgacctgaaaggaggttgtagaaaggcgGGTGTTGGtattttctcccaagtaaaaaaGTGatgcagaaggggaaaaaagggaatttgTGGCTTACAGTCTAACTATAAAACCTGCAGTTTAGCCTGCCAGGTCTAGAGAAACACCTACAGCAGGCTGAGCTCCCTTTCGAGCCGTCTGGAGGCCACGGGGGACAGCGATGCCCTCCCCTAGGGATGGGGATGTGCCCTCACTTGGGTATGGTGATACGCTCTCCCCCGGCGCTGGGGATGCTCTcccttggggacagggatgctcTCCCCCAGAGGATGGGGATGTTCTTCCTTGAGGACGGGGATGCTCTCCCCTCGGGACCGGGGATGCTCTCCCCCGGGGAAGGGGCTGCTCTTCCTTGGGTACCTTTGCCGCCGGTGCCGGAGCTGCGCAGCGGGGAGCGGAGCGGGAGCCGGGGCCGAGCGCAGCCGCGCAGCGCCCGCAGCAGCGGAGCCGCCATCGCCGGGGCCGAACCGGGGCTCCCGGTCCCTCCCGCCGGGCTCCGCAGCTGATTGGGGCGTTCGACCTGAAGAGCTGCACGTTATGAAAGCGGTGAGTAACGCTCCTGCTTTAACCGCTGCACCACCTACAGGGGAAGGTTCCAATAGCTTCTTACCAAAACGCAAAGAGACCGGCTTAATATTCGAGCGATCACTGCAGCCGTAAATAGGACAAAACCCTGTTGAGACGTTTGCTTGCAGCCCTTACAGGTTGTTTTGAAGGAGGAGGAGTCGAGTATTTGCATGCAAAAGCGGTCTTGCTAGCCTAAACGCGCGTCGTAGACGTTGCTCTTAATTGTGCTCATCAAGAAATCGGGAGGGCAGTTTGCTAAGTGGCAGCTTGTGTGCACGGAGTGATCCGCAGTCACAGCTGCTTCCACTTGGCCTATAAATACACCTGTAATAGGACCCATATTTTAGTTGGGCCTCCTGTCCTCAGAAGGTAACCCTAAATACACGTTACTTTTCAAGGTTAAACCTTAAAGCTGTtgtctgggcttttttttccccttctagtAGCTCCATCCATTCTTCGTTTGGAATTACTGAATGATGTAGAAAGAACTGTTTTGATTGCATCCGATAACAAAACTATTAATAGCGTTTATTAcataattactttctttttagtCTAAGCTTTCTAGCctgatttttaaatcaaagctAAAAACCAGTGTTGTGTCTTGTGTATACGCGCCTTTTCTATCGAATTATCCACATGTTTAAGGTGGTGAATTTGGCGGCAGCCAAGGGCACCCAACACAGCGTGAGTGATTCCATGGCTGTAAGTAAACCCTCTGCTCAGATCCATGAAGCCACGTGCCGAAAGGCAGGTAGCAGCAAGGCTGAGAGACGTTTGCTTTCACTGTGCACAGCAGCAGGGGAGTGGGGAGCGCACAGTTGATTAGTGGCTTCAACATATATAATGAGACATTGTGGAGTGAAGTTGGAGTACCTTGATAAAAATCCTGGAGATGCAATGCCTGAAAGTCCTCAGGATCATGAGTTAAGGTGGTAGGAGATCAGTGCTGCTGGGCACAGAGGAGAGGCCTTCGCTGAGGCTCTTGGTGCTGGCAGAGGGCAGCATTTATGCCGTAGGCAGGATATTTTTCCATGCTCAGCCATTTTGGGAAGTGAAGGTCAGCGATAGGTCTTTTCAAAACCCTTCTAGCTTATCCCTGCAGCATTTTATACCAGTCATTTAGCCATGGTTTAGGAGGTAACTGGAACATGTTAGGAAAGATGAGAGACCCAGTTAGATACTCTCCCGCTTCTGGCAAATGGCTTAAGACTGGGAAGCGCTGGCAGGTGATGGGGACTCTCTGGGGTTCACTGCTGTTGTCTTCAGATCAACCATGGAAGAGGCATTTCCCTGCCATTCCTGGCCTTGGTGTTTGCTGCTGAGGAGGGGAGGCAATCAATGAAGATTTCCCTGAAGTAtctgggaaaagaaggaaggtgAAATAAAGTGATTAGTCCCGAAACTTGGATGTTTTAATGTAATTGACATTGATTTAACTGGtgctttttttcaaagacaaaattcaataaaaacaaaccatcAATATCTTCTTTGCAGCTCTCTGTTTATACCCAAATGCAGGAATTCAGAGGTAGTGGGAACCGAACCAACACAGATCCATTGCTGGGTCATCCTCCTTGGGCTCTGCAGGAGAGGACGGGCACCTGGGGAGCAGAAATCATTGGGCTTGTCCACCCTCACCTCGTCATCCTCTCTGTTACCCAGTTTATTGCAAGCCATTCCTTGTTTAAAATGAGCACGGTGGTGGAACAGGCAGATCCCATTGATGTCAACACCCATGATCCACATCTGAAGTGGTGCCCTGACAGATCAGATCCTCCA includes the following:
- the MSRB2 gene encoding methionine-R-sulfoxide reductase B2, mitochondrial, with the translated sequence MAAPLLRALRGCARPRLPLRSPLRSSGTGGKGPDTLTKQAEATVATDWKKRLTPEQFYVTREKGTELPFSGIYLNNTESGIYSCVCCNAPLFSSEKKYNSGTGWPSFSEAYGTCDRDESNTNIMRQPDNTLGSTRTEVVCKQCDAHLGHVFDDGPAPSGQRFCINSAALNFKPASSQ